The Mycolicibacterium fluoranthenivorans genome has a window encoding:
- a CDS encoding transglutaminase family protein, with protein MWRMRVVHATGYAYKSPVTASFNEARLTPRSDSRQNVILNRVETTPATRSYRYVDYWGTAVTSFDLHAPHTELEVVSSSVVETEPDQLPEEKVTWEELRSEAVIDRFDEVLSPTRYTPASKRVQRVGQRIAKEYEPQDAVIAAANWAHSELEYVPGTTGVHSSGLDALREGKGVCQDFAHLTLILLRSMGIPSRYVSGYLHPKRKAAIGDTIDGQSHAWIQAWTGGWWNYDPTNDNEINEQYVTVGVGRDYADVTPLKGIYSGEGSTDLDVVVEITRLA; from the coding sequence ATGTGGCGTATGCGGGTGGTCCATGCGACGGGCTACGCCTACAAGTCGCCGGTCACCGCCTCGTTCAACGAGGCCCGGTTGACGCCACGATCGGATTCCCGTCAGAACGTCATCCTCAACCGGGTCGAGACCACCCCGGCCACGCGGTCCTACCGGTATGTGGACTACTGGGGCACCGCGGTCACGTCATTCGACCTGCACGCCCCGCACACCGAGCTCGAGGTCGTCTCGTCCTCGGTGGTCGAGACCGAGCCCGACCAGCTGCCCGAGGAGAAGGTCACCTGGGAGGAACTGCGGTCCGAGGCGGTGATCGACCGGTTCGACGAGGTGCTCAGCCCCACCAGGTACACGCCGGCCAGCAAGCGGGTCCAACGAGTGGGACAGCGCATCGCCAAGGAGTACGAACCGCAGGACGCGGTGATCGCGGCGGCGAACTGGGCGCACAGCGAACTGGAATACGTTCCGGGCACCACCGGGGTGCACTCCTCCGGGCTGGATGCACTGCGCGAAGGCAAAGGGGTGTGCCAGGACTTCGCCCACTTGACCTTGATCTTGTTGCGCAGCATGGGAATTCCCTCGCGCTACGTCTCGGGCTACCTACATCCCAAGCGCAAGGCCGCCATCGGGGACACCATCGACGGGCAGAGCCACGCGTGGATCCAGGCGTGGACCGGCGGCTGGTGGAACTACGACCCGACCAATGACAACGAGATCAACGAGCAGTACGTCACGGTCGGTGTGGGCCGGGACTATGCGGACGTGACGCCACTGAAGGGCATCTATTCCGGTGAGGGCTCGACCGACCTCGACGTCGTCGTGGAGATCACCCGGCTGGCGTAG
- a CDS encoding ribonuclease Z yields the protein MIEVTLLGTGSPIPDADRAGPSTLVRAGSQTFLVDCGRGVLQRLAAAGSGAGALSALLLTHLHSDHIADLGDVIITRWISTFAPDPAPLQIIGPPGTAAVVQATLAAFGDDIGYRIAHHADITGPPGVQVHEHTDGVAWEQDGVRMLVGPTDHRPVTPTIGFRIEHDGASVVLAGDTVPCAGLDALAHGAGALVHTVIRKDLVEQMPMQRIRDICDYHSSVEQAADTAARADVGILILTHYVPALVRGQEDDWRARAAAHFSRQIELGDDLHRVQVHPGVCAES from the coding sequence ATGATCGAGGTCACCCTGCTCGGAACCGGCAGCCCGATTCCCGACGCCGACCGCGCCGGGCCGTCGACACTGGTACGGGCCGGCTCCCAGACGTTCCTGGTGGACTGCGGGCGCGGCGTCCTGCAACGCTTGGCCGCAGCGGGGTCGGGCGCCGGTGCACTCAGCGCCCTGCTGCTCACCCACCTACACAGCGATCACATCGCCGATCTGGGCGACGTCATCATCACGCGGTGGATCAGCACCTTCGCTCCGGATCCCGCACCGCTGCAGATCATCGGACCACCCGGCACCGCCGCGGTGGTGCAGGCCACGCTGGCCGCGTTCGGGGATGACATCGGGTACCGGATCGCCCACCATGCCGATATCACCGGCCCACCCGGTGTGCAGGTGCACGAGCACACCGACGGCGTGGCCTGGGAGCAGGACGGGGTGCGAATGCTGGTGGGGCCGACCGACCACCGACCGGTGACCCCGACCATCGGGTTCAGGATCGAGCACGACGGCGCGTCGGTGGTACTGGCCGGGGACACCGTGCCGTGCGCCGGACTGGATGCGCTGGCGCACGGGGCCGGGGCGCTGGTGCACACCGTGATCCGCAAGGACCTGGTGGAGCAGATGCCGATGCAGCGCATCCGCGATATCTGCGACTACCACTCCTCGGTCGAACAGGCCGCCGACACCGCGGCCCGCGCGGACGTCGGCATCCTGATCCTCACCCACTACGTGCCTGCCCTCGTCCGCGGACAGGAAGACGACTGGAGGGCAAGGGCTGCAGCCCACTTCAGCCGCCAGATCGAGCTGGGCGACGACCTGCACCGGGTGCAGGTACATCCGGGCGTGTGCGCAGAAAGCTAA
- a CDS encoding purine-cytosine permease family protein has protein sequence MATFIEQRTIGAIPEDERHGRAWHLLPLWFSLNATVMAATTGAIGISVGAGLVPTLIAIVVGNLIGSVFMAYHSAQGPQLGLPQMIQSRAQFGFFGAILPNLLAIIMYVGYFSGAGVIGGQAIASIFGIPTATGIIICNAITWFIAFAGYRVIHAFDRAMAAVSVIVLVLLFVAAIAHFGSAPPAESHPSFANFFLILSIAASWQITFAPYVSDYSRYLPTSQGGAKTFWYTLIGSCAGAITFMALGAIVGVYALDSLSGDAIVYLSSLSPVAAPVIAIILVLGMIGANCDNLYGPYMAGLSTVTQAGGPPHVSRLVRAAVTGGFALLGTAVGIFLSGDFLTNLQNLIMLLLYMLVPWTAINLVDFYLIHRGRYDVAEIVSMRGRYGLVNWKAIVTYAVAVIAQIPFMSCALFVGPAASALGGVDIAWIVGLVVAGGLHYALNRSAAAQDADLPVAPITAAAAVTA, from the coding sequence ATGGCAACTTTCATCGAACAACGGACGATCGGCGCAATACCGGAGGACGAGCGGCACGGGCGTGCCTGGCATCTGCTCCCGCTGTGGTTCTCCCTGAACGCGACTGTCATGGCTGCCACCACCGGCGCCATCGGCATCTCCGTCGGCGCCGGTCTGGTGCCGACCCTGATCGCGATCGTCGTCGGCAATCTCATCGGTTCGGTCTTCATGGCCTACCACTCGGCGCAAGGCCCGCAGCTCGGTCTGCCCCAAATGATCCAGAGCCGAGCGCAATTCGGATTCTTCGGAGCGATACTGCCCAACCTGCTGGCCATCATCATGTATGTCGGCTACTTCTCCGGAGCCGGCGTGATCGGCGGCCAGGCGATCGCGAGCATCTTCGGCATTCCGACCGCCACCGGCATCATCATCTGCAACGCGATCACCTGGTTCATCGCCTTTGCGGGGTACCGCGTCATCCACGCCTTCGACCGCGCCATGGCCGCCGTGTCGGTCATCGTTCTGGTGTTGCTCTTCGTCGCCGCCATCGCGCACTTCGGCTCGGCGCCGCCGGCCGAGAGTCACCCGAGTTTCGCCAACTTCTTCCTCATCCTGTCGATCGCCGCGAGCTGGCAGATCACCTTCGCGCCCTATGTCTCGGACTATTCGCGGTATCTGCCCACCAGTCAGGGCGGGGCAAAAACGTTCTGGTACACCCTGATCGGCAGCTGCGCCGGGGCCATCACCTTCATGGCGCTGGGCGCCATCGTCGGTGTGTACGCGCTGGACAGCCTCAGCGGTGACGCCATCGTCTACCTGTCGAGCCTGTCACCGGTGGCGGCACCTGTCATCGCGATCATCCTGGTATTGGGCATGATCGGGGCGAACTGCGACAACCTGTACGGCCCGTATATGGCCGGGCTGTCCACGGTCACCCAAGCCGGTGGCCCGCCGCACGTGTCCCGACTGGTGCGTGCCGCCGTCACAGGTGGATTCGCTTTGCTGGGCACCGCCGTCGGCATCTTCCTGTCCGGCGACTTCCTCACCAATCTGCAGAACCTCATCATGTTGCTGCTCTACATGCTGGTGCCGTGGACGGCCATCAACCTGGTCGACTTCTACCTCATCCACCGAGGCCGGTACGACGTGGCGGAGATCGTCTCCATGCGTGGTCGCTACGGCCTGGTGAACTGGAAAGCCATTGTCACCTATGCCGTGGCCGTCATCGCCCAGATCCCCTTCATGAGCTGTGCCCTGTTCGTCGGGCCCGCCGCCAGCGCACTCGGCGGCGTCGACATCGCGTGGATCGTCGGGCTGGTCGTCGCCGGTGGTCTGCACTACGCCCTGAACAGGTCCGCGGCTGCGCAAGACGCCGACCTCCCCGTCGCCCCGATCACCGCGGCCGCCGCGGTGACCGCCTGA
- a CDS encoding aromatic ring-hydroxylating oxygenase subunit alpha: MAFDYSRLTATCAVDSPENAITLPPEAYGSDELYAAEVDRIFKRGWIPLCRIEQLPSPGSYYSIDILGTPLVVTRDRKDDIRVMSRNCTHRWMEVCSGAGEAGVLQCPYHLWSFGLDGHLAGAPEMKQSAGFDRKDWGLKQFRHEVWKGFVFVNFDGQAAPVAEQLAGLAPMVDPYDFENYQIVEHTDWGVCDWDWKIMVDNFMECYHHMGPHRGTLEDEFPAKLSGAGEGGPYFTTMWSRQADGYPAEEPFLAPGADTLTPEHSHKLLIFIAYPLLQISLGPGFMYWLKTLPVGAGKVEIHLDIAMSPAALAAPDLDARRSQLVKSICDIHREDLDVCAAVQKSVRAGVTSTGRLSHLEQPLWEFYRYLGRELGIVSHTADLASAG, encoded by the coding sequence ATGGCATTCGACTACTCCCGGCTCACCGCCACCTGTGCGGTGGACTCACCGGAGAACGCCATCACCCTGCCCCCGGAGGCCTACGGCAGCGACGAACTGTATGCCGCCGAGGTGGATCGGATCTTCAAACGTGGCTGGATACCGTTGTGCCGCATCGAACAACTACCGTCACCGGGCAGCTACTACAGCATCGACATCCTCGGCACCCCGCTGGTGGTGACCCGCGACCGCAAGGACGACATCCGGGTGATGTCGCGCAACTGCACCCATCGTTGGATGGAGGTGTGCAGCGGTGCCGGTGAGGCCGGCGTGCTCCAATGCCCCTACCACCTGTGGTCCTTCGGCCTGGATGGTCACCTGGCGGGCGCCCCCGAGATGAAGCAGTCCGCAGGATTCGACCGAAAAGACTGGGGCCTCAAACAGTTCCGGCACGAGGTCTGGAAAGGTTTCGTCTTCGTCAACTTCGACGGACAGGCGGCACCCGTCGCCGAACAGCTCGCCGGACTCGCCCCGATGGTCGATCCGTACGACTTCGAGAACTACCAGATCGTCGAACACACCGACTGGGGGGTCTGCGACTGGGACTGGAAGATCATGGTGGACAACTTCATGGAGTGCTACCACCATATGGGCCCGCATCGCGGCACCCTGGAGGACGAGTTCCCCGCCAAACTCAGCGGAGCAGGTGAGGGCGGCCCCTACTTCACCACCATGTGGTCCCGCCAAGCGGACGGTTACCCGGCCGAAGAGCCCTTCCTGGCGCCCGGCGCCGACACCCTGACCCCCGAGCACAGTCACAAGCTGCTGATCTTCATCGCCTATCCGCTGCTGCAGATCTCGCTGGGCCCGGGTTTCATGTACTGGCTCAAGACCTTGCCCGTCGGCGCAGGAAAGGTCGAGATCCACCTCGACATCGCGATGTCGCCCGCCGCGCTGGCGGCGCCCGACCTCGACGCCCGGCGCAGCCAGCTCGTGAAGTCCATCTGCGATATCCACCGCGAAGACCTCGACGTCTGCGCCGCGGTGCAGAAGTCGGTCCGGGCCGGCGTGACCTCCACCGGGCGGCTGTCACACCTGGAACAACCGCTGTGGGAGTTCTACCGCTACCTCGGACGTGAACTCGGAATCGTCTCCCACACTGCCGACCTCGCCTCCGCCGGCTGA
- the glnT gene encoding type III glutamate--ammonia ligase has product MTSTLNGHVQRTAATEVAERLGAAGVKYAAISFVDMHGKPKAKMVPLNHLGQAARGSEMFTGAALDGVPQDVNDDEVAPHPDLGGAIIAPFNTEVAWFPGDLWIGDVPFEACSRQILKRVTADAATLGYTFNLGIETEFFLLTDDRVGTPAPASLDDTLDKPCYDLRGLLHNYPVVDEIVTAMNDLGWDVYSFDHEDGNGQFETDFTYTDAVTMSDRLVFFRMMVGEIARKHGLFASWMPKPFADRTGSGAHYNMSLADVDGVNLFEEADDPRGCGLSTLGYQFTAGVLRHASAICAVIAPTVNSYKRLVKQGSMSGLTWAPIFACYGDNNRTNMMRIPKGGGRVECRAADSANNPYLGAALMLAAGLEGIREGLDPGEPNRDNLYNVSELDLAARGIGWLPRSLGEAIDALEADPLVRKVFGEAMFESFVAEKRAEWDSFTAHVSSWETERYLRFW; this is encoded by the coding sequence ATGACCAGCACCCTGAACGGACACGTACAACGCACTGCCGCAACGGAGGTCGCCGAGCGACTCGGTGCCGCCGGGGTCAAGTACGCCGCCATCAGCTTCGTCGACATGCACGGCAAACCGAAAGCCAAGATGGTGCCGCTCAACCACCTCGGGCAGGCCGCGCGCGGGTCGGAGATGTTCACCGGGGCGGCGCTGGACGGCGTCCCACAGGACGTCAACGATGACGAGGTGGCGCCACATCCGGACCTGGGCGGGGCGATCATCGCACCCTTCAACACGGAGGTGGCGTGGTTCCCCGGCGACCTCTGGATCGGTGACGTCCCCTTCGAGGCCTGCAGCAGACAGATCCTCAAGCGCGTCACCGCGGACGCGGCGACACTGGGCTACACGTTCAACCTCGGCATCGAGACCGAGTTCTTCCTGCTCACCGACGACCGGGTCGGGACGCCGGCGCCGGCCAGCCTCGACGACACGCTCGACAAGCCCTGCTACGACCTTCGGGGTCTGTTGCACAACTATCCGGTCGTCGACGAGATCGTCACGGCGATGAACGATCTCGGCTGGGACGTCTACTCGTTCGACCACGAGGACGGCAACGGCCAGTTCGAGACCGACTTCACCTACACCGATGCGGTGACCATGTCCGACCGGCTGGTGTTCTTCCGGATGATGGTCGGTGAGATCGCCCGCAAGCACGGCCTGTTCGCGTCCTGGATGCCCAAACCGTTCGCCGATCGCACCGGCAGTGGTGCGCACTACAACATGTCGCTGGCCGATGTCGACGGGGTGAACCTGTTCGAAGAGGCCGACGACCCGCGCGGCTGTGGACTGTCGACGCTCGGTTACCAGTTCACCGCCGGGGTGCTGCGTCACGCGTCGGCGATCTGCGCGGTGATCGCCCCGACCGTCAACAGCTACAAGCGACTGGTCAAGCAGGGCAGCATGTCCGGGCTCACGTGGGCGCCGATCTTCGCCTGCTACGGCGACAACAACCGGACCAACATGATGCGTATCCCGAAGGGTGGGGGACGGGTGGAGTGCCGGGCGGCCGACAGCGCCAACAACCCGTATCTCGGTGCGGCTCTGATGCTGGCGGCGGGACTGGAGGGTATCCGCGAGGGCCTGGATCCCGGCGAGCCCAACCGCGACAACCTCTACAACGTCTCCGAACTGGACCTGGCCGCCCGCGGAATCGGCTGGCTGCCGAGGTCCCTCGGTGAAGCCATCGATGCGCTCGAAGCGGATCCGCTGGTGCGCAAGGTCTTCGGCGAGGCGATGTTCGAGTCGTTCGTGGCCGAGAAGCGTGCGGAATGGGATTCCTTCACCGCCCATGTCTCGTCCTGGGAGACCGAGCGCTACCTGCGGTTCTGGTGA